In Myxococcus fulvus, the following proteins share a genomic window:
- a CDS encoding YfhO family protein, which yields MPPPASPEPAGVRVPIPRSTWAVVAGALGITCLFFYRAVFSAQVFIARDMLLVYAPLRRYWAQRVLGGDFPGWYPFDGLGQSFAGIMLSAPFHPSQLLGLVFSTGVAMKLTVLACPPLALLGTYALLRLYEVPRGGAFFAGLAFAFSGHLVSLTNNLAYLMAAATLPAALWAAERFLRVATPARAAVAASGVAGVLLAGDTWSYAFANAFVLLLAVTGQGGLRARGLRALGLVAMGAGLAAPQLFAGMAVFAHGAPGASSLEDAQRWSLDPWRLPELLLGPYLANPVVERAVPEEWVKPLLSTGGFSTLWTDSALVGVPVLVLAVAGLMSIPWRRWAPFAAVWGLVLLLALGAALPVYGWLHDVLPLWRPFRYPEKLVAHLTLGLALLAGFGWKALVSSEPRARRAAWVAGGMSMGLLAVALAERLGAVWSSAFVVARWPQVPAETLQTLSQAFSDAGFIAAGLALGCALVLPGLAGSSPRAGVLMALQLGAAFTLNEPLYILGSEELLDSPPTLVEAVREHAARTGDSTPRVSSRLTRFQLPRFEGFEFQDSVALMARAALMPDTPALWHIGAAGAYLPAVSARVKGLQMDDPARFTRLEPLYGVRFSVYTSASHAGMGPRPARVFARDEVFELVLVEHAEALPRLFIAKPRCVSDEKAALGLLDTEDFRRGARAAVECGSEPLPASSDAPLTGRVLIERDTPEHLVVSVESSEDAVLIVNDAFQAGWSASVDGEPTRLLPANVAVRAVAVPSGRHQVVLRYRIPGVMPGLLLWGVTLVGLALAEGWRRRRSPALR from the coding sequence ATGCCTCCCCCCGCTTCGCCCGAGCCCGCCGGAGTCCGAGTCCCGATTCCGCGCTCGACGTGGGCCGTCGTCGCCGGCGCCCTGGGCATCACCTGTCTGTTCTTCTACCGGGCCGTCTTCAGCGCGCAGGTCTTCATCGCGCGGGACATGCTCCTGGTCTACGCGCCCCTGCGCCGCTATTGGGCACAGCGGGTCCTCGGCGGGGACTTCCCGGGCTGGTATCCCTTCGACGGGCTGGGGCAGTCGTTCGCGGGCATCATGCTGTCCGCGCCCTTCCATCCGTCGCAGCTCCTGGGGTTGGTGTTCTCCACCGGCGTGGCGATGAAGCTCACGGTGCTGGCGTGTCCGCCGCTGGCCCTCTTGGGCACGTACGCGCTCTTGCGGCTGTACGAGGTGCCACGGGGCGGCGCGTTCTTCGCCGGGCTCGCCTTCGCCTTCAGCGGGCACCTGGTGTCGCTCACCAACAACCTGGCGTACCTCATGGCGGCCGCCACCCTGCCCGCGGCACTCTGGGCCGCCGAGCGCTTCCTGCGCGTCGCCACCCCCGCTCGCGCCGCGGTGGCCGCCTCCGGTGTCGCCGGCGTGCTGCTGGCTGGTGACACGTGGAGCTATGCCTTCGCGAACGCCTTCGTGTTGTTGCTCGCGGTGACGGGGCAGGGCGGCCTGCGTGCCCGTGGGCTCCGCGCGTTGGGGCTCGTGGCGATGGGCGCGGGGCTGGCCGCGCCGCAGTTGTTCGCGGGCATGGCGGTGTTCGCGCACGGGGCCCCTGGCGCCAGCTCGCTCGAGGACGCGCAGCGCTGGTCCCTGGACCCGTGGCGACTGCCGGAGCTCCTCCTGGGGCCGTACCTCGCCAATCCTGTCGTGGAGCGCGCCGTCCCCGAGGAGTGGGTCAAGCCGCTCTTGAGCACGGGGGGGTTCTCCACGCTGTGGACGGACTCGGCGCTCGTCGGGGTGCCGGTGCTGGTGCTCGCGGTGGCGGGGTTGATGTCCATCCCCTGGAGACGCTGGGCGCCGTTCGCCGCGGTGTGGGGGCTGGTGCTGCTGCTCGCGCTCGGGGCCGCGCTGCCCGTCTATGGGTGGCTGCATGACGTGCTGCCGCTGTGGCGGCCGTTCCGCTATCCCGAGAAGCTCGTCGCGCACCTGACGTTGGGGCTCGCGCTGCTCGCGGGCTTCGGGTGGAAGGCGCTGGTGTCCTCCGAGCCACGGGCGCGTCGGGCGGCCTGGGTGGCGGGCGGCATGTCGATGGGGTTGCTCGCCGTGGCCCTCGCCGAGCGCCTGGGCGCGGTGTGGTCTTCCGCCTTCGTCGTCGCGCGTTGGCCCCAGGTGCCCGCCGAGACGTTGCAGACGCTGTCGCAGGCGTTCAGCGACGCCGGGTTCATCGCGGCGGGCCTCGCGCTGGGCTGCGCGCTCGTGCTGCCGGGGCTCGCGGGTTCGTCACCTCGGGCCGGGGTGTTGATGGCGCTGCAGCTGGGCGCGGCCTTCACGCTGAACGAGCCGCTCTACATCCTCGGCTCGGAGGAGCTGCTGGACAGTCCGCCCACGCTCGTCGAAGCCGTGCGCGAGCACGCCGCGCGGACGGGAGACTCCACGCCCCGCGTCTCTTCTCGCCTCACGCGCTTCCAGTTGCCCCGGTTCGAGGGCTTCGAGTTCCAGGACAGCGTGGCGTTGATGGCGCGCGCCGCGTTGATGCCGGACACCCCCGCGCTGTGGCACATCGGCGCGGCGGGGGCGTATCTGCCCGCGGTGAGCGCTCGCGTGAAGGGCCTGCAGATGGATGACCCCGCGCGCTTCACCCGGCTGGAGCCCCTCTATGGCGTGCGGTTCAGCGTGTACACATCCGCTTCCCACGCGGGGATGGGGCCCAGGCCGGCCAGGGTGTTCGCACGCGACGAGGTGTTCGAGCTGGTGCTCGTCGAACATGCCGAGGCCCTGCCGCGGCTCTTCATCGCGAAGCCCCGCTGTGTGTCGGACGAGAAGGCCGCGCTCGGACTGTTGGACACGGAGGACTTCCGTCGTGGTGCCCGGGCCGCGGTGGAGTGTGGCTCGGAGCCGCTCCCTGCTTCGAGCGACGCGCCGCTGACAGGGCGGGTCCTCATCGAGCGAGACACCCCCGAGCACCTCGTGGTGTCGGTCGAGTCGTCCGAGGACGCGGTGCTCATCGTCAACGATGCGTTCCAGGCCGGATGGTCGGCGAGCGTGGACGGTGAGCCCACACGGCTGCTCCCCGCGAACGTGGCCGTGCGGGCCGTCGCGGTGCCCTCGGGGCGTCACCAGGTGGTGCTGCGTTATCGAATCCCGGGAGTCATGCCGGGATTGCTGCTGTGGGGCGTGACGCTCGTGGGACTGGCGCTGGCCGAGGGCTGGCGTCGTCGGCGTTCTCCCGCTTTACGGTGA
- a CDS encoding SRPBCC family protein: protein MSRVIAAPPARLYQALLDPEAVTKWLPPEGMTARLRAFEPRPGGAYRLTLTYDEAHHDVVGKSSAHEDAVEGVFVELVPDQRVVQRFEFDSGDPSFAGRMTMTWTLTPVAAGTEVSIHCVDVPEGIRQEDHVAGMSSTLENLAAFVE from the coding sequence GTGTCACGGGTCATCGCGGCGCCGCCGGCCAGGCTCTATCAAGCGCTCCTGGACCCGGAGGCCGTCACGAAGTGGCTTCCGCCCGAGGGGATGACGGCGCGCCTGCGAGCCTTCGAGCCGCGCCCCGGTGGCGCCTATCGACTGACGCTCACGTATGACGAGGCGCATCACGACGTTGTGGGCAAGAGCTCGGCGCACGAGGACGCCGTCGAGGGAGTGTTCGTGGAGCTCGTCCCGGACCAGCGCGTCGTCCAGCGGTTCGAGTTCGACTCGGGGGACCCGTCCTTCGCGGGGCGCATGACGATGACCTGGACGCTGACCCCCGTCGCCGCTGGCACCGAGGTCTCCATCCACTGCGTGGACGTGCCCGAGGGCATCCGTCAGGAGGACCACGTCGCCGGGATGTCGTCCACGCTCGAGAACCTCGCGGCGTTCGTCGAATAA
- a CDS encoding cytochrome P450, translating to MNDGPFHAVVRRGLGALLARWGTARGGVDARRLLSEYSLREWVFRWPVHSVGALLGLAPGTLPEVAAWTGDLVKGLAPGAEEAVVLRGGLAAERLRAEVRSALEAQTARGGGGALSFLMEEVGASGDSAEPLDAERLVDGVVANAIGLLVQTHDATAGLIGNTLRALMKEPSLLAEVVARPALLPRVLDEVLRYDPPVQNTRRYLAEDTVLEGHTLVAGECVLVVLAAANRDAQLHQEPHRFDIHREEPARLSFGWGAHVCPGERLAKSLAAEALEALLATDVALHREAFADVRFLPLLNARVPLLPALRLAHEEVG from the coding sequence ATGAACGACGGTCCGTTCCACGCGGTGGTGCGCCGAGGGCTCGGGGCGCTCCTCGCGCGGTGGGGAACGGCGCGCGGAGGCGTGGACGCGCGAAGATTGCTGAGCGAGTACTCGCTCCGGGAGTGGGTGTTCCGTTGGCCGGTCCATTCCGTCGGGGCGCTGTTGGGGCTGGCACCAGGGACGTTGCCCGAGGTGGCGGCGTGGACGGGGGACCTGGTGAAGGGGCTTGCACCTGGAGCAGAGGAGGCCGTGGTCCTGCGTGGCGGGCTCGCCGCCGAGCGGCTGCGCGCGGAGGTCCGCTCGGCCCTGGAGGCCCAGACGGCGCGAGGGGGAGGAGGAGCCCTGTCCTTCTTGATGGAGGAGGTCGGTGCTTCGGGGGACTCCGCCGAGCCCCTGGACGCGGAGCGCCTCGTCGACGGGGTGGTCGCCAACGCCATCGGACTGCTGGTGCAGACCCATGACGCGACGGCGGGGTTGATTGGAAACACCCTGCGAGCCCTGATGAAGGAGCCCTCGCTGCTGGCCGAGGTGGTCGCCCGACCGGCGCTACTGCCCCGGGTGCTCGACGAGGTGCTGCGATACGACCCGCCCGTCCAGAACACGCGCCGCTACCTCGCGGAGGACACGGTCCTCGAAGGCCACACGCTCGTGGCGGGGGAGTGTGTCCTGGTGGTGCTCGCCGCCGCGAATCGTGACGCGCAGCTGCACCAAGAGCCCCACCGCTTCGACATCCATCGCGAAGAGCCCGCGCGGCTCTCCTTCGGCTGGGGTGCGCATGTCTGTCCTGGTGAACGCCTGGCGAAGTCCCTGGCGGCGGAGGCGCTGGAGGCCCTGCTCGCCACGGACGTCGCCCTGCATCGCGAGGCCTTCGCGGACGTCCGTTTCCTTCCATTGCTCAATGCCCGGGTGCCCCTGCTGCCCGCGCTCCGGCTCGCACACGAGGAGGTCGGATGA
- a CDS encoding antibiotic biosynthesis monooxygenase family protein, translated as MIAVIFEVQLREEGRQTYLDLAAELRPLLSQVDGFLSIERFQSLSDSSRLLSLSFWRDEAAVEAWRRLEAHRAAQAQGRDGVFLDYRLRVASVLRDYGLSRREEAPTDSRKVHG; from the coding sequence ATGATCGCCGTCATCTTCGAGGTCCAGCTTCGCGAGGAGGGGCGGCAGACCTACCTGGACCTGGCCGCCGAGCTGCGTCCGCTGCTCTCCCAGGTCGATGGCTTCCTCTCCATCGAGCGCTTCCAGAGCCTCTCGGATTCGAGTCGGCTGTTGTCGCTCTCGTTCTGGCGGGACGAGGCGGCGGTCGAAGCCTGGCGTCGACTCGAGGCCCATCGCGCGGCGCAGGCACAGGGACGCGACGGGGTCTTCCTGGACTATCGGCTGCGGGTCGCCAGCGTCCTGCGCGACTACGGCCTGTCGCGGCGCGAGGAGGCTCCGACGGACAGTCGGAAGGTCCACGGCTGA